A window from Luteibacter flocculans encodes these proteins:
- a CDS encoding TonB-dependent receptor, which produces MNLRNYRTAALGRRTALAVAIGLGTVAGAAMAQSNVTGSIFGQVNPQQGNTVTISNPDTGFARSITVDANGRYRFSSLPPGSYKVTLENNGAVVSQRDNVSVTISGGSEVSFGSAASATEASTLEGVSVSATAMPSIDVSSVDTRTVITAEQLNKLPITRDVLAAALLAPGVIGNSSYKDALGNPVPSFGGSASSENAYFINGYAVTNPLTSIGLTQLPFDAIDQQQVLTGGYGAEFGRSTGGVINIVTKRGTNEWHGGVYTIWEPSGTRASPRNNNYPDTGFYPTTDGTIYQYTKKNNYWRSTIGAYASGPLIKDKLFFYIDAEMNRREGQGIASSTTAGAITSATVGRNGWNEYQYKIPRWLAKIDWNITDDHHIELTGVSDKSEYTSKTYGFSYATLGHGQTQNGGVYTKDGGDLYVGKYTGYITDNFTVSALYGQQRLDHIQLPYQYNPNCPLISIATAQARAPGLSYGGCQTTSAAVRVPGANDETNGWRLDLEYRLGDHDIRFGADRQEAKSFTGTSLPGGYSWTYNFQNNPGQAIDAGHGVGSPAAAGGLGTQGYYVTRAYTTTSAKVKTVQESQYIDDHWQLTDRWMIYAGLRNEQFKNYNGNNEVYAKQRHQLAPRLGVSWDVNGDSTLKIYANAGRYHLAMPNNVAVRAASGSLGTSEYFSYTGIDPTTGAPTGLVSVPVNQAAGYTCNGTNAVSANLECGIAPDPRTVAAKGLKSHYQDEYIAGLDQALTPSLNWGVKLTWRQLRSAIDDTCTPALGGACFLFNPGTGNTFLQEQDDGSFVAVHYSKDALQLPDLKRKYYAVDLYLEHPFSDKWYGRIDYTWSRSYGNTEGQLASDLDTGNGGQADVSVTQDWDLPQLMVGANGKLPNNRTHQIKAFGYYQLSDDWRFGANLNIASGRPKNCTSFYPTADAGLYNGSFYYWCGLPGTPGYARSPRGSAGNTPWTYVVNLNAAYTPSWLHKNLTFQVDVLNVLNKQTPTSYNPRYAQSRSTVNPLYDRELNFTDPRTVRFTARYDF; this is translated from the coding sequence ATGAATTTGCGTAACTACCGCACGGCAGCGCTGGGTCGGCGGACGGCGTTGGCCGTCGCCATCGGCCTGGGCACCGTCGCTGGCGCCGCGATGGCGCAATCGAACGTCACCGGTTCGATCTTCGGCCAGGTGAATCCGCAGCAGGGCAACACGGTCACCATCTCCAACCCCGATACGGGCTTCGCACGATCGATCACCGTCGACGCGAACGGCCGCTATCGCTTCAGTTCGCTTCCGCCGGGCAGCTACAAGGTCACGCTCGAGAACAACGGCGCCGTGGTGAGCCAGCGCGACAACGTTTCGGTGACGATTTCGGGCGGTTCGGAAGTGTCGTTCGGTTCGGCAGCGTCCGCGACCGAGGCCAGCACGCTGGAAGGCGTTTCCGTGAGCGCGACGGCCATGCCGTCGATCGACGTTTCGTCCGTGGACACGCGCACCGTTATCACCGCCGAGCAGCTCAACAAGTTGCCCATCACCCGCGACGTGCTTGCCGCCGCACTGCTGGCGCCGGGTGTCATCGGCAACTCGAGCTACAAGGATGCCCTCGGCAATCCGGTGCCCAGCTTCGGTGGCTCCGCTTCCTCCGAGAACGCCTATTTCATCAACGGCTATGCCGTGACCAATCCGCTGACCTCGATCGGCCTCACCCAGCTTCCGTTCGATGCGATCGATCAGCAGCAGGTGCTCACGGGTGGTTACGGTGCGGAATTCGGCCGGTCCACCGGTGGCGTCATCAACATCGTCACCAAGCGCGGTACCAACGAGTGGCACGGCGGCGTATACACCATCTGGGAACCGTCCGGCACGCGCGCGTCGCCGCGTAACAACAACTATCCCGACACGGGCTTCTACCCGACGACCGACGGCACGATCTATCAGTACACGAAGAAGAACAATTACTGGCGCTCGACCATTGGCGCCTACGCGAGCGGTCCGCTGATCAAGGACAAGCTGTTCTTCTACATCGATGCCGAAATGAATCGGCGTGAAGGTCAGGGCATCGCCAGCAGCACGACTGCAGGTGCGATTACCTCGGCTACCGTTGGCCGCAATGGTTGGAACGAATACCAGTACAAGATCCCGCGCTGGTTGGCGAAGATCGACTGGAACATCACCGACGATCATCACATCGAACTGACCGGCGTCTCGGACAAGAGCGAGTACACGTCCAAGACCTACGGCTTCAGCTACGCCACGCTCGGTCACGGGCAGACGCAGAACGGCGGCGTCTATACCAAGGACGGCGGCGACCTCTACGTCGGCAAGTACACGGGCTACATCACCGACAACTTCACCGTGTCGGCCCTGTACGGACAGCAGCGACTGGATCACATCCAGTTACCGTATCAATACAACCCGAACTGCCCGCTCATCAGCATCGCCACCGCGCAGGCACGTGCGCCAGGCCTCAGCTACGGCGGTTGCCAGACCACCTCGGCCGCGGTTCGTGTGCCGGGTGCCAACGACGAAACCAACGGCTGGCGCCTCGATCTGGAATACCGCCTGGGCGATCACGACATCCGCTTCGGCGCGGACCGCCAGGAGGCGAAGTCGTTCACTGGCACCTCGCTGCCAGGCGGCTATAGCTGGACCTATAACTTCCAGAACAACCCGGGCCAGGCGATCGACGCCGGCCACGGCGTGGGTTCACCGGCGGCTGCAGGCGGCCTCGGTACACAGGGCTACTACGTCACCCGCGCGTACACGACCACCTCGGCGAAGGTGAAGACGGTTCAGGAGTCGCAGTACATCGACGACCACTGGCAGCTCACCGATCGCTGGATGATCTACGCCGGTCTGCGCAACGAGCAGTTCAAGAACTACAACGGCAACAACGAGGTCTACGCGAAGCAGCGTCATCAGCTCGCCCCGCGCCTCGGTGTGTCGTGGGACGTCAACGGCGACTCCACCTTGAAAATCTACGCCAACGCCGGTCGCTACCACCTCGCAATGCCGAACAACGTCGCCGTCCGCGCGGCGTCGGGTTCGCTGGGTACGTCGGAGTACTTCAGCTACACGGGCATCGACCCCACCACCGGTGCGCCTACCGGACTGGTGTCCGTGCCGGTAAACCAAGCCGCGGGCTATACGTGTAATGGCACGAACGCCGTCTCCGCGAACCTGGAATGCGGCATTGCGCCGGATCCCCGCACGGTCGCGGCGAAGGGCCTGAAGTCGCACTACCAGGACGAGTACATCGCCGGTCTCGATCAGGCGCTCACCCCGTCGCTCAACTGGGGCGTGAAGCTCACCTGGCGTCAGCTGCGCAGCGCCATCGACGACACCTGCACGCCCGCACTTGGCGGCGCCTGCTTCCTGTTCAATCCGGGCACCGGCAATACGTTCCTGCAGGAGCAGGATGACGGCTCCTTCGTGGCCGTGCATTACTCGAAGGACGCGTTGCAGCTGCCGGATCTGAAGCGCAAGTACTACGCCGTGGATCTGTACCTGGAGCATCCGTTCTCCGACAAGTGGTATGGCCGCATCGACTACACCTGGTCGCGCAGCTACGGCAACACCGAAGGCCAGCTCGCTTCGGACCTCGATACCGGTAACGGGGGCCAGGCTGACGTGTCGGTCACGCAGGACTGGGATCTTCCGCAGTTGATGGTCGGCGCGAACGGCAAGCTGCCGAACAACCGCACGCACCAGATCAAGGCGTTCGGCTACTACCAGCTCAGTGACGACTGGCGCTTCGGTGCGAACCTCAACATCGCCTCGGGCCGTCCGAAGAACTGCACCAGCTTCTACCCGACCGCCGACGCCGGCTTGTACAACGGCTCGTTCTACTACTGGTGCGGTCTCCCCGGCACGCCTGGCTACGCGCGCTCGCCGCGTGGTTCGGCAGGCAACACGCCGTGGACCTACGTCGTGAACCTCAACGCGGCGTACACGCCGTCCTGGCTGCATAAGAACCTGACCTTCCAGGTCGACGTGCTCAACGTGCTCAACAAGCAGACGCCGACCTCTTACAACCCGCGCTACGCGCAGTCGCGCTCGACGGTGAACCCGCTCTATGACCGCGAGCTCAACTTCACCGATCCGCGCACCGTGCGCTTCACGGCGCGTTACGACTTCTGA